TCCGTTGTACCGTCTCTAATTCGGTGGTGGTGGCCGCGAGGAGCTGGCGCCGCTTAGCCGCACGCAATTTCGCCAGTTGCGGATTGCGACACGCGATCAGCCGCTCGCCGGGAAAGTCCTCGTCGGTGCATTCAAAGAGATTGCGCTCGTCGAATAAATCCATCTGGAGCGTACCGGCCGCCGCCAGTTGGCGAATCGCCCCGCTCTTGAGTGCCGTGATCCACGCCACTCCGGCACGCTCCCGCAGGGCCTCAACCTGGGTTTGCGAGATCATTCCGCGATCCCCCACCAGGATGACCGATTGCAGGGCAAAGTCGTGTTGCAGCTGATCCACCTGCGCCATCAAGGTCTCGGGGTCAGTGGTATTGCCCGCAAAGGCCGAGATGGCCACCGGACAACCGCGCGCATCAGTCAGCAAGCCGTAGTTGACTTGCAGCAGCCCCTTCTTCCCGTCACGGGAGTAGCCACGCGCGGCCAGGGGGCAGGACTCACCCTCGAAATAGCTCGACGAGAGGTCGTAGAGCACGCGGCCCCCCTCGTGCAGGTGGCGCTTGGCCAATCGTTGCTCAATGACCGCCTGACGCTCCCGCAGCCAATCCAAGGCCGCGTACAGCTCATTTTCATCAGCATCACTGACCCCGAACAGCTCGCCCAGGGTGCTGTGCTCCCAACTGCGCGTGGTCGCCAGTTTGCTTTGCGGGTCTAGCACCCGGGCGGCGATCATCGCCAGCACCAGATCCCGCTCTCGGCAGGCTTCGCGCCCCAAGAGCGCACTCAGCCGCAGGTGCTCCATCGCCAGCCTGATCGCATCGACCGCACCATGCGCGCGCGAGCGGATGATTTCAAAGACCTCATCAACGGCGGCCAACGGCTTGCCTTTGAGAACGGCACGAATCGCCTCGGCTTGTGACAGCGACAAGGCCGAGAGGTTGGCGATGGTGCGCTTAAGGATCTTCTTGCCTTCGCGAAACGACTCGCGGAGCAAGATGGCAGGGGGCGAGCTGCGGTTTGGAACGATGTCGATGTACATGGGAAAAAATATAGCAGGAAAACTCGAAATAACAAGCTATCTACGACCGTTTACATGGGTACACTTTAGAGCGGAATGACGGCAACAAGTACCTATTGAACAAAAATTTCAAGGGCTTGCGACGAAGATGAGAATGGTTCTCGCTGGAACTTCGGTTTAATCGATAAGCACACGAGGCATTACGCATGATTACAGACATCCCTTCTCTGCTTGCTAAGATCACATTGATAGAGGGGCAGCACCCTAATGAGACCCTATTTTTTCGCGGTCAAGTTAAGCGTTATCGGCCGATAACTCCATCGATTGACCGCAACGGGTATTTGAGCAACGAAAACGTATTGTTCAGGGAATTCATCCTGAGAAATCCAGATGAGTTTTCGGGAGAAAAAAGCACATTTGAAAAACTTGTAAAAATGCAGCATTATAAGTTGCCAACGCGCCTCCTGGATATCACCACGAATCCACTAATTGCGTTGTTTTTTGCTGTCGCCAATAATGACTCGGAGGACGGCGATTTCATTGTTTTTGCAATTCCAGATGAGAAAATAAAATATTATGACTCTGACACCATCAGTGTTGTCGCAAACATAGCAAGACGCCCCATCGACACGCTCGACTTGAGAGCACTACTCAAGACCAAAATAGAGTCGAACGACCAATTCCGCACTAGGTTCAACGGCACCAAGGAGATCCAGTATTTGCTTCACGAGATAAAGGAAGAAAAGCCCTATTTTAAGGACCTGATCGAACGTGAACACCTTGAAGACATCTGGTGCGTGAAGCCGCTCTTGAAGAATCGACGCATTATTAAACAAGACGGAGCGTTCTTGCTATTCGGCATACACGGAACAAAAGAACATATGGCGACTTACAGCAGCTTCACGCCGATTGACGTTCCGGTCCTAGCCACAGAAAAAGAGAAGCTGAGGAAAGATTTGAAACTTCTCGGAATCTCAAACGACAAAATATTCCCAGAGCTTGATAACACAGCGGAATATTTGCGGAGCATTTACGCACGGCCGCATCCCTAAATGGGCAGTCCTCGCGGCCACTTTAACGAACAGGTAGTTGCAGCGTCCAGGTTGCGGGATACTCCAAGCGCCGCCACCCGGCGCTATGTTCGCGGCAAGCGCATCCGCTGGTCCGCCGTGACCGGGGCCGCACTCGGCTCCATGCACCTCAAGATATTTGACCCCAGCGTGTAGGCGTAAACGCTGGATGGCACAAAGGTGAACTGCACTCCGCGATATTCCACGCTGTCTGCCGCGACGGTGCGCGTCGTTATGACAATCGGCTGTTCTATCTGGGGATTTTTGGAGACGAATTCCACGCAGTTGTCCAACTCTCCGCGCGCCTTGAAAGGCCGATCGGTCCACTTGACCTCGACAACCCATTGCGGTTTTTGCTCCGCGCTGGCCAGCGACACGATGTCGATCTCACCGGTATTCCAGCGGGCATAATAGAGCTGGTTCGCCTGACGCTGTTGCCATTGACTGTAAATCGCCGTCTCGGTCAAGGGTCCCATCGCCTCAGAGTCGGCGCCGATTTGCCCGAACAAGGCCGCGCGCATTGATGGATTCGTCAGATAGACCTTGAAGTACAGCGCGCGCTTGAAGCGTTTGGCATTCTGGTCGATCCGCTCGACCCGGCGAATGAGGAAGGCGGCTTCGAGATACTCCAGATAGCGCTTGATGGTGTTCTTGGCGACACCCGATGACTGCGAGAGGCCCTCCAGGCTGACTTCATTGCCGGTGTTGTAGGCCAGGGTGGTGAACAGCCGATTCAATTCCTGGATATCGTTGATCCCATAGAGACTCGGCAGATCGCGCAGCAATACCTTGTCGATAATGTCGCTCTTGATATATTGCCCGGGATCGCCGCGGATCGTAGCCGAGAAGACGGCTTCCGGATAGCCGCCGAAATTGAGATAGTTGACGAACTCGCCATTGAGTCCGACAATATCCTTCGCGCGGTACCCGGGCGCGTCATCGCGGTTCGGATGGCTTGCCGGAACCACCTCGACAAGCTCGCTGTCGCGCTTGATGAACATGAGATATTCCGCGAAGGTCAGCGGCGGCAACACATAGTCACTGAACCTGCCGGCACCCGATTCCGTGCTCTTGAGCCGCAGCGCGGCGGCCGCCGAACCAGTAACGACGAACTTGTAGTCCGGGTACGAGTCGACGAGGGACTTCAGGTGGACCTCCCAGTCCCGCAGATATTGAATCTCGTCGAAGAAGATATGCAGCGGACTTTCCCGCCGGTGTCCGAACGTCTCCAGGAAAAACCCCAGTAGTCGCGCGAGCGGCAGCCCGGTATAGATAGGCGTTTCGAGCGAGAGGTACAGAATCCGATTGGCCGGCGTCCCACCGTCGAGCAATCCGCGAATGGCCTGATAGACCATCACCGTCTTGCCGACGCGGCGCGGCCCCATCAGCACAATGGCGCGCCGGACGCTGGTGTCCAAGACCGTTCTGAAGAAGGAAGCAAAACAGGTCCGCCGCGGTGTGTCCTGAAATGCGATTTTCGTCGCCGGCCCCGTGTCCCACCATGGATTATCAAAGGCCAGGCGGGCGACAATGTCCTCTTTCGCAATCTCGAGCATTTAAGAATCGACTCCGCCTAAGATCAGGGCGCTGATCTTACGCCCAGCACGACCCCAAGACAAGATCAAACGACTGATCTTGATTGACGCGGTGTGCACCCACCGCGCGGCTCACCCCCGCTCGGCCATCCCGACCGTGTAATGCGCGCCCTGCTTGAGCTTGTCGTAATTGCCGAAGACCTCACGCAGGTTGCGCTTCATGAATTCGCGCAGGCCGTTGATGGTGACGACATAGAGCCGTCCGCCCGGGCGCAGCCGGTCGCGGGCGTCGTGCAGCAGGATCGACAGCAACTCCTTGCCCACCTTGGCGGGGATGTTGCTCGCGATGCGGTCGAAGCGCTGGTCGGCCGGCACCTGGTCGAAGCCGTTGCTCAGCAGCGCCCGGGCGTTGTCGAGCCGGTTGCGGCGCGCATTGCGCCCGGCGTAGTCCACCGCGACGAAATCCTTGTCGACCATCAGGGTTTGCCCCTGGGGGGCGAGGGCCGCGAGGGCCAGACCGATGGCGCCATAGCCGCACCCCAGATCCAGGCAGTCGGCGGCGGGCGCGACCTCCAGGTGCGCGAGCAGCAGGCGCGTGCCCTCGTCGATCTCGCGCGGGGAGAACAGCCCCCAGGTGCTCGCAAAGCGCAGCGTGCGGCCGGCGAGTTCGGCCTCGAAGCGGATGGGCTCGCGCAGACGATTCACTTGGTCCTTGGTGAGCATGGGCGACGACCTGGAGGGTTCTTGGACGACCCGATTGACGGGCCCGGGACCCGGTATTCTAGCCCCTGGTTGGGGTACACTCACCCGATGACCGACCCTGCCGGCAAGCTGCATATCCGTCTCGACCCGCACGGGGTCCGCATCGACTCGACCCGCCCGGTGGGGGCGGCCAGCCTGTTGGTGGGCCGCGACATCGCGCACGCCACCCGCCTGCTGCCGGTGCTCTTCAGTATTTGTGCGGTGGCCCAGGCGGCGGCCGGGGCGGCGGCCATCGAAGGGGCGCTGGGGCTGGCAGTGGCCCCGCGGATCGCGTCCCGGCGGCGACGACTGGTGGCCGCCGAGACCTTGCGCGAGCACCTGTGGCGCATCCTGCTCGACTGGCCGGGCATCATGGGCGAGCCGGCGGACGCCGCTGCCATGGCCCGGGTGATGGCAGGCTATGGCGACTGGCGTGCGGCCCTGACCGCGGGGGTCGACCTGTTCGCCCCGGGCGCGGCCCTGCCCGCCGCTGAACCGGCCGCGGCGCCGGCCGCTGAATGCGCCCGGCGCGCGCTCGCCGACCTGGGCACCCTGCGGGTCTTCGGTCGGCCGCCGGATGTCTGGCTGGAACAGGTCGCGGGGCTCGAGGCCCTGGCAGCCTGGGCCGGGCAGACCGACACGGCAGCGGCGCGGCTGGTGCATCGGACCCTGACGGCGGGACAGGCCGGGTTCGGACGCGCGGGTGTCGGCGCCCTGCCCCCGCTCAGCGCGACGGACCTCGATCGCTGCCTGGACGGTGCGGACCCGGCGGTCGATGCCTTCGTGGCCAGGCCCACCTGGGACGGCCAGCCGCGGGAGTCGAGCCCGCTGACCCGGCAACTGGAGGCACCCCTGGTGCAGGACCTCCGCCGCTCCTTCGGCAACGGACTCCTGCCGCGCCTCGCCGCCCAACTCGTCGAGGCGGCCCGGATCATGGCGGGCGCTGAGGCGAGCGCGGCGGAGCCGGCGCCGGGCGACCTCCCCGCGGGCCTCGGACTGGCCCAGGTCCCGGCCGCCCGTGGGCTCCTGGTCCACCGGGTGCGCCTGTGCGACGGGCGCGTCACCGGATACCGCATCCTGGCCCCGACCGAATGGAACTTTCACCCCGCAGGCGTCGTGGCGGTCGGTCTCGCCGGGCTCATGGCGCACGCCGACCCGGTTGATCTTGGGCCCCTGGCCCGGCTCTTCATCACCGCCGTGGACCCCTGCGTGGACTTTGAACTGCAACTCCCGGGGCGGCCTCAATGATGGCCCCGGTCGGCGGCAATCGGTCCGTGCCGCGACCATCGGTCCACACAGCGGACCCTACGCGGACCAACGACCCCACCGCCGCACGCTGGGGGCTTTACGACCAAGGCCCCCCACCACCAGCCCCAGACTTGCATCCCCACAGGACCTGTACCCATGTGCCTCGCCATCCCCGCCCGCATCACCGCCATCGACCCCACCGGACAGTCGGCCACGGTCGCCTTGGGCGCCGTGACCAGGGACTGCTCGCTTGCCCTGATCGAGGACGCCGCCGTCGGCGACTATGTCCTGATGCATGTGGGCTATGCCTTGAATCGCATCAGCCCACAGGAGGCGCAGCAGACCCTGGCCTTGATGCGTGAGGCCGGGGTCCTGGTCGATCAGGACGGGCCAGCCCCGGCACTCGCCGACACCGCGGGGCCGGCATGAAATACATCGACGAGTTCCGCGACCGGGACCTGGCCCGGGGCCTGGCCGCGGCCATCGCCGCCGCGGCCGACCCGACCCGACAGTACCGGCTGATGGAGTTCTGCGGCGGCCACACCCACGCCATCTTCCGTTATGGCCTCGCGGACCTGATGCCCGCCAATGTGCGCTTCATCCACGGCCCGGGCTGCCCGGTCTGCGTCCTGCCCATGGCGCGTATCGACCACGCCATCACGCTCGCCACCCAGCATGGGGTGACCCTGTGCACCTATGCCGACCTGATGCGGGTGCCCGCCGGCGAGCGCCGGAGCCTGCTCAAGGCCAAGGCGGCGGGGGCCGACATCCGCATGATCTACTCAACGAGCGACGCCCTGCGCATCGCCCGCGAGGACCCGGGGCGCCAAGTGGTCTTCTTCGCCATCGGCTTCGAGACCACCACCCCGCCGACGGCGGTGGCGGCCAAGGTCGCCCGGGCGGAAGGGCTCGAGAATTTCTCGATCTTCTGCAACCATGTGCTGACGCCGCCAGCCCTGCGCACCATCCTCGCCACGGCCGGTCCGGATGGGGTCCGACTCGACGGTATCCTGGGTCCCTCCCATGTCAGCACCGTCATCGGCAGCCAGCCCTACGGCTTCGTGCCGCAGTTGTTCGGCAAGCCCGTCGTCATCGCCGGCTTCGAGCCCCTGGACGTGATGCAGTCCACCCTGATGCTGATCCGCCAGCTCAACGAGGGACGTTGCGAGGTCGAGAACCAGTACACCAGGACCGTGACTGCAGAGGGCAATCGCAAGGCCCAGGCCCTGATGGCGGAGGTCTTCAGGCCGCGCGAGACCTTCGAGTGGCGGGGGCTCGGCTTCCTGCCGGACAGCGCGCTGCGGCTCGCCGACGACTACGCGGACCTGGATGCGGAGCGGCGCTTTGCCGTCACGATCGGTGAGGTGCGGGAGGTCAAGGGGTGCGAGTGCCCGGCCATCCTGCGCGGGGTCAAGGAGCCGACGGACTGCAAGCTCTTCGGCACCGTCTGCACCCCGGACAACCCCATGGGCTCCTGTATGGTCTCCTCGGAGGGCGCCTGCGCCGCCTATTGGAGCTATGGACGCTTTCGTTATGACCACTGACCGCCGCTTTCCCGTTCGGCTGGACCTCCGGCACGGCACCGTCGATATGAGCCACGGCGCCGGGGGGCGGGCCATGGCGCAGCTCATCGCCGAGGTCTTCCAGGCCCACCTGGACAATGACCTGCTGCGCCAGGGCAACGACCAGGCCCTGTTCACCCCGCCCCCGGGGCGGCTGGTGATGAGCACCGACGGGCATGTGGTCTCACCGCTCTTCTTCCCCGGCGGGGACATCGGCTGCCTGTCGGTCCACGGCACCATCAACGATGTGGCCATGGCCGGCGCCCGGCCCCTCTATCTGGCCGCCGGCTTCATCCTGGAAGAGGGCTTTGCGCTCCAGGACCTGGTGCGCATCGTCGTCAGCATGGCCGCTGCCGCCAACGCGGCCGGCGTACCGGTCGTCACCGGGGACACCAAGGTCGTGGAGCGCGGCAAGGGGGACGGCGTCTTCATCACCACCACCGGGGTCGGCGTGGTCCCGGCGGGTGTCACCATCTCCGGTGACCTGGCCCGCCCCGGCGACGCCATCCTGGTCAGCGGCAGCCTGGGGGACCACGGGGTCGCCGTCCTGTCACGGCGTGAAAACCTTGGATTCGAGGTGAAGATCGCGTCCGACACCGCCGCCCTGCACGGTCTGGTGGCAGCAATGGTGGCCGCGGTGCCGGATCTGCACTGCCTGCGCGACCCCACCCGCGGCGGGCTGGCCACCACGCTCAATGAGCTGGCCCACCAGTCCGGGGTGGGGATGCGCATCCGCGAGTCCGCCATCCCGGTCCACCCGGCCGTGGCCGCCGCGTGCGAACTCCTGGGGCTCGACCCGCTCTATGTCGCCAACGAGGGCAAGCTGATCGCCATCTGCCCGGCGGCCCGGGCGGCCGAACTGCTGGCCGTCATGCGTGCGCATCCCCTGGGTGCAGCGGCCAGCCTGATTGGCGAGGTAGTGGCCGACCCCCACCGCTTCGTGCAGATGGAAACCGCCTTCGGCGGCAGCCGCATCGTCGATTGGCTGGCGGGGGAGCAGTTGCCGCGGATTTGTTGAACCCGCGTTGGCGAGGAACGGCTGACTGATAAGCCAAACAAGTCCGTTAGGGACTGCTTGTCGCGTTGTTGTCGTTGTGTTTAACTTGCTCTTGACTCGATACTGAGCTACCCGCGGTACCCTACCGCCCCCACAACACCGCGTCCACATACCGCTTGACCTGGAGGTGGGCCGGGGTGTCGATGTTGGTGAATTGCAGGCTGGTCTGAACGCCGTCCGCACCGGCCTGCGCCCGCACCACCTTGGCGTAGAGATCGCCCAGCGACTCCCCGTGGAGGCTCGGCGCGAGATCCACCACCAGATCGGTACCGCGCCCCAAGGCGAACGGGAGTTCGACCAGGAAGCCGTGGTAACCGAGATCCAGCGCCCGCCCCGACAGCGGCTCCGCGACTATGTGCTTACCGACGAGCCGCCGCAGTTCCACGGGAAAGTCGACCCGCACCCGCGGCGAGCGGCGCACCTCCACCTGCGGCACCACCAGGCGTCGCGGGTAGTTCACGCAGTGCAGTTCATAGAGGACCACGGGCGCCGATTTGCCCTTGACCCGTACCTCATTGACCGCGCCGACCTCGATGTGGTCACGCGCCGCGGCGTGGCACGACTCACTGAGGAGGACCTGACCGCGCAGGCTGAAGGACTCCATGCGCGCAACCACATTCACGGTGTCGCCGATCACGGTGTACTCGCTGTGCTGACGGGAGCCGAAACTGCCCGCCATCACCTCCCCGGTGTTGACCGCGATGCCTACATAGAGCCGGGGCTCCCCGCGCGCCACCGACTCCAGGTTGAATTCCACCATGGCGTGCTGCATCTCCACCGCGCAGGCCAGGGCGTGCAGCAGGTCATCCGGGCGGCGCTCGGGGGCGCCGAAGAGCGCCATCACCGAGTCGCCCATGAACTTGTCGATGACGCCCCCGTGACGCTTGATCACCCGCCCCATCACCGAGAAGTAGCGGTTCAGCAGACCGATGACGGTCACCGCGGGCAGGGTTTCGGTCAGCGCCGTAAAGCCGCGGATATCGGCCAGCACGATGGTCGCGTGAGTCCCGGTGATCGGCTGGGATTCCAGCAGGAACTCATCGATCAGCCCGTCCAGGCGATGGCGCAAGGCGCCATGCCGGAACGCGGCGCCGGACTTGTCGCAGAGCTCGGCGACCACGCGCGCGACCCCGGCGAGGAACAGTTCACGATTCTGGTGCAGCATCTTTAGGTTCGGTTCTTTGCGGTAGGTCGTTGAGCTTCAGCATGACACATGGGTGAGCACGCGCCTTGTGTCTGGTTGGCAGTTCGCACAATCGAAAAACGGCCTACACTCCCCGCGACGACAAGCCCAGCGCAACAACCGCGCTCCCCGGCCTGAGCACCGCCACAAGACAGACCCAGCGAGGCCCTTCATGACCCATCAACCCGCCCCCCACGGCACCGACCCGTGGCGCCCGCGTCGCGCGCACGCACGGTTGGCGCCGCTGTGCCTGGCACTCGGCCTGAGTCCGGGCCTGGTCGTCGCCGCCGAGAGCCGCATCGAGTTGCGCGACGGCAGCGTCATCAGCGCCGACCTGGTCGGGGTCGGCAATGGTGTCTACCGGGTCCGCAGCGCGACCCTGGGCGAGGTTACGATACCCGAGTCCGCGGTACTCGCGATTCGTCCCGCGACCGCCGGCGCCGCGGCACCGACCAGCGCCGCGACGAGTGCTGCGGCACCAAACCCGGCCCCCGGTGCCGGTGCGCAGACGGTCGACCTCGCGGCCATCCAGCAGCAACTGCTGGACAACCCGCAGACCATGGAGGCCATCACCCGCCTGCAGAGCGACCCGGGCATCCAGGCGGCCCTCGCCGATCCGCAGTTCGTGGCGATGATCATGTCCGGCAATGTCGAGGCACTGCGCACGGACCCGCGTTTCCAGCGCCTGCTCGAGAACCCGGCGATCCGGGCCCTCATCGGCCAGGTGCTGGGACCCTAAGTAACGAGTCACAAACAAGGTACACCAGGGATACCGTCGTTGTCGTTGTCGTTGTCGTTGTCGTTGTCGTTGTCGGGTTATCGTAGCGGCACGGATGCTTTCGCACCCCAAAGTGCATCGCTTCTACGAATTCGATTACGATTACGACAACGACAACGACAATGCTTGTGTTTAGCTTGTAGCTTGTTCTTGACTCGTTACCAATACCGCGAAGCGCACATCCCGACCCAACCCGGAGGACTGCAAAAAAAGCGAGAAAACAAAAAAAAAAGCCCGCTACTGCGGGCTTTTTTTCGGTGCACCGGGGCACTACTTGATCTTGCCTTCCTTGTACATGACGTGCTGGCGGACGACGGGATCGAACTTCTTGATCTCCATCTTCCCCGGCTGATTGCGCTTGTTCTTGGTGGTCGTATAGAAGTGACCGGTGCCGGCGCTGGAATTGAGCCGAATCTTTTCACGTGCTGCCTTGGCCATGGACCTTCCCCTTAAACCTGTTGACCACGGGCACGCAGGTCGCGGATGACCATGTCGATGCCTTGCTTATCGATCAGCCGCATCCCGCTGGTGGACAGGCGCAGCCGCACCCAGCGCTTTTCGCTTTCGACCCAATACCTGTGATAGTGCAGATTGGGCAGAAAACGGCGCTTGGTCTTGTTGTTCGCGTGCGACACATTGTGGCCGCTCATCGGCCCCTTACCGGTGACCTGACATACCCGAGACATGGCAGAGATCCTTACGAGAAAGATAAAATGGCTGGGACCGGCAACGCATGGGGGCCCAAAAAAGAAGCGGAAGGCTACCACGGGCCTCGGGCGGGACGCAAGCGGCGGCGCCGTAGAGCACTGGGACGGGACGCCCCGGCTCCTGTGTCACAGGAGCCCCCGCTCCGCCAGCGAGGTCCCCGGCCCTTCGCCGATGATGAGGTGATCGAGCACCCGCACCTCAATGAGGGCGAGCGCGTCCTTGAGCCGCTGCGTAATGCGCAGGTCCGCCTGGCTGGGCTCCGCCACCCCGGATGGGTGGTTGTGGGCGAAGATCACCGCGGCGGCATTGGTCTCGATCACCCGGCGCACCACCTCGCGGGGGTGGACACTCGAGCCGTCGATCGTGCCCTGAAACAGCTCCTCGTAGCGGATCACCCGGTGGCGATTGTCCAGGAACAGGCAGGCAAAGACCTCGTGGGGCAACCCGTAGAGCTTGAGTTTCAGAAAGTCACGGGTCGCCTCCGGACTGGTCAGGACGTCCTGGTCGGCGACGCGGGTCAGCAGATAGCGGCGACTGAGCTCCAGGACCGCCTGGAGCTGGGCGTACTTGGCCCGGCCCAAACCCTTGACGGCACAGAATCGCCGCTCGTGCGCTGCCATCAGGCCAGGCAGCCCGTCGAAGGTCGTGAGGAGGTCCCGTGCCAGATCGACCGCGCTCTTGCCCGGGATCCCGGTGCGCAGGAAGATGGCCAGCAATTCGGCGTTGGACAGGGACGCGGCGCCCTGGTCCAGGAGTTTCTCCCGCGGGCGCTCGTCCGCGGGCCAATCGGTAATCGCCATGGCGCCTCCGCCTGTGTGGTACCAGCCAACCTTAGCGCGATTCTGCCTCAGACCGGCGAGCCGCTTCACAAAAACTGCGAACTGCTCACCCAACCTCAGGCCAAATCCGGACAGACTCTGCGGCGGTAGCGGGCACGCGTGCGCAACGCGGGGGCGGATCGCGACGAGGCAAGGTTGAATCGGGTACACTTTCGGCCAGTTCCAGCCCAAGGCCCAAGTCACATCCGCGATGGCTCCACTACCCGACGTGCAGGTTTTGCTCGGCGTCAGCGGCGGGATCGCTGCCTACAAGGCGGCGGACCTGGTGCGCCGCCTGCGTGAGCGCGGCTGCGCGGTCCGGGTGGTGATGACGGCCGCGGCCACCGCCTTCGTCAGCCCGCTGACCTTCCAGGCACTCTCGGGCCACCCGGTGGGCACCGGCCTGCTCGATCCGGCGGCCGAGGCCGGCATGGGCCACATCGAACTGGCCCGCTGGGCGGACCTGGTGCTGATGGCACCCGCCACCGCGGACCTGATCGCCCGCCTCGCCGCCGGCCTGGCGGACGACCTGCCGACCACCCTGGTGCTCGCCACCTCGGCCCCGCTGTACCTGGCCCCGGCCATGAATCAACAGATGTGGCGTCATCCCGCGACCCAGGAGAACCTGGCGCGCCTGCGCGGCCGTGGCGTGCGTATTCTGGGCCC
The DNA window shown above is from Candidatus Thiodictyon syntrophicum and carries:
- a CDS encoding IS1634 family transposase, with protein sequence MYIDIVPNRSSPPAILLRESFREGKKILKRTIANLSALSLSQAEAIRAVLKGKPLAAVDEVFEIIRSRAHGAVDAIRLAMEHLRLSALLGREACRERDLVLAMIAARVLDPQSKLATTRSWEHSTLGELFGVSDADENELYAALDWLRERQAVIEQRLAKRHLHEGGRVLYDLSSSYFEGESCPLAARGYSRDGKKGLLQVNYGLLTDARGCPVAISAFAGNTTDPETLMAQVDQLQHDFALQSVILVGDRGMISQTQVEALRERAGVAWITALKSGAIRQLAAAGTLQMDLFDERNLFECTDEDFPGERLIACRNPQLAKLRAAKRRQLLAATTTELETVQRMVANGRLKDPDKIGVRVGRVINKYKMAKHVVLDITATQFVFHIDEESVAAEAALDGLYVIRTPLPVAQVSSAEVVLHYKGLSHVEAAFRSLKSDDLQIRPIYHHTEERVRAHLFLCMLAYYVKWHMGEAWRSLLFADEDQERLTQRDPVAPATRSDAALEKVASKRLADGSPAHSFRTLLNELATIVRNTCRRKQASADEALFNIDTTPNPKQQTAFDLIKTIRV
- a CDS encoding FRG domain-containing protein, encoding MITDIPSLLAKITLIEGQHPNETLFFRGQVKRYRPITPSIDRNGYLSNENVLFREFILRNPDEFSGEKSTFEKLVKMQHYKLPTRLLDITTNPLIALFFAVANNDSEDGDFIVFAIPDEKIKYYDSDTISVVANIARRPIDTLDLRALLKTKIESNDQFRTRFNGTKEIQYLLHEIKEEKPYFKDLIEREHLEDIWCVKPLLKNRRIIKQDGAFLLFGIHGTKEHMATYSSFTPIDVPVLATEKEKLRKDLKLLGISNDKIFPELDNTAEYLRSIYARPHP
- a CDS encoding ATP-binding protein gives rise to the protein MLEIAKEDIVARLAFDNPWWDTGPATKIAFQDTPRRTCFASFFRTVLDTSVRRAIVLMGPRRVGKTVMVYQAIRGLLDGGTPANRILYLSLETPIYTGLPLARLLGFFLETFGHRRESPLHIFFDEIQYLRDWEVHLKSLVDSYPDYKFVVTGSAAAALRLKSTESGAGRFSDYVLPPLTFAEYLMFIKRDSELVEVVPASHPNRDDAPGYRAKDIVGLNGEFVNYLNFGGYPEAVFSATIRGDPGQYIKSDIIDKVLLRDLPSLYGINDIQELNRLFTTLAYNTGNEVSLEGLSQSSGVAKNTIKRYLEYLEAAFLIRRVERIDQNAKRFKRALYFKVYLTNPSMRAALFGQIGADSEAMGPLTETAIYSQWQQRQANQLYYARWNTGEIDIVSLASAEQKPQWVVEVKWTDRPFKARGELDNCVEFVSKNPQIEQPIVITTRTVAADSVEYRGVQFTFVPSSVYAYTLGSNILRCMEPSAAPVTADQRMRLPRT
- a CDS encoding class I SAM-dependent methyltransferase; protein product: MLTKDQVNRLREPIRFEAELAGRTLRFASTWGLFSPREIDEGTRLLLAHLEVAPAADCLDLGCGYGAIGLALAALAPQGQTLMVDKDFVAVDYAGRNARRNRLDNARALLSNGFDQVPADQRFDRIASNIPAKVGKELLSILLHDARDRLRPGGRLYVVTINGLREFMKRNLREVFGNYDKLKQGAHYTVGMAERG
- a CDS encoding Ni,Fe-hydrogenase I large subunit translates to MTDPAGKLHIRLDPHGVRIDSTRPVGAASLLVGRDIAHATRLLPVLFSICAVAQAAAGAAAIEGALGLAVAPRIASRRRRLVAAETLREHLWRILLDWPGIMGEPADAAAMARVMAGYGDWRAALTAGVDLFAPGAALPAAEPAAAPAAECARRALADLGTLRVFGRPPDVWLEQVAGLEALAAWAGQTDTAAARLVHRTLTAGQAGFGRAGVGALPPLSATDLDRCLDGADPAVDAFVARPTWDGQPRESSPLTRQLEAPLVQDLRRSFGNGLLPRLAAQLVEAARIMAGAEASAAEPAPGDLPAGLGLAQVPAARGLLVHRVRLCDGRVTGYRILAPTEWNFHPAGVVAVGLAGLMAHADPVDLGPLARLFITAVDPCVDFELQLPGRPQ
- a CDS encoding HypC/HybG/HupF family hydrogenase formation chaperone encodes the protein MCLAIPARITAIDPTGQSATVALGAVTRDCSLALIEDAAVGDYVLMHVGYALNRISPQEAQQTLALMREAGVLVDQDGPAPALADTAGPA
- the hypD gene encoding hydrogenase formation protein HypD; this encodes MKYIDEFRDRDLARGLAAAIAAAADPTRQYRLMEFCGGHTHAIFRYGLADLMPANVRFIHGPGCPVCVLPMARIDHAITLATQHGVTLCTYADLMRVPAGERRSLLKAKAAGADIRMIYSTSDALRIAREDPGRQVVFFAIGFETTTPPTAVAAKVARAEGLENFSIFCNHVLTPPALRTILATAGPDGVRLDGILGPSHVSTVIGSQPYGFVPQLFGKPVVIAGFEPLDVMQSTLMLIRQLNEGRCEVENQYTRTVTAEGNRKAQALMAEVFRPRETFEWRGLGFLPDSALRLADDYADLDAERRFAVTIGEVREVKGCECPAILRGVKEPTDCKLFGTVCTPDNPMGSCMVSSEGACAAYWSYGRFRYDH
- the hypE gene encoding hydrogenase expression/formation protein HypE, with translation MTTDRRFPVRLDLRHGTVDMSHGAGGRAMAQLIAEVFQAHLDNDLLRQGNDQALFTPPPGRLVMSTDGHVVSPLFFPGGDIGCLSVHGTINDVAMAGARPLYLAAGFILEEGFALQDLVRIVVSMAAAANAAGVPVVTGDTKVVERGKGDGVFITTTGVGVVPAGVTISGDLARPGDAILVSGSLGDHGVAVLSRRENLGFEVKIASDTAALHGLVAAMVAAVPDLHCLRDPTRGGLATTLNELAHQSGVGMRIRESAIPVHPAVAAACELLGLDPLYVANEGKLIAICPAARAAELLAVMRAHPLGAAASLIGEVVADPHRFVQMETAFGGSRIVDWLAGEQLPRIC